A single Phragmites australis chromosome 4, lpPhrAust1.1, whole genome shotgun sequence DNA region contains:
- the LOC133916893 gene encoding ABC transporter G family member 22-like isoform X1 codes for MERPMMDVAGVGVIGRIGRTKSDQLAPSQSLSRTASPETVLSTGDVTSLSRKSSFGRKRSASGGGGNSYIRKSRSAQLKLDMEDLVSSSAALSRASSASLGFSFTFTGFTPPPQGISPADPPPFSDDENPMDIEAGTRRKKLMTEPTLPIYLKFAEVKYKVAVKGSPREILSGISGSASPGEVLALMGPSGSGKTTLLSILGGRAGGAGAVEGSISYNDEPYSKSLKRRIGFVTQDDVLFTHLTVKETLTYAALLRLPRTMTRQQKEERAMDIIYELGLERCQDTMIGGSFVRGVSGGERKRVCIGNEILINPSLLFLDEPTSGLDSTTALRIVQLLHDIAEDGKTIITTIHQPSSRLFHKFDKVILLGKGSLLYFGKASEAMPYFQSIGCTPLIVMNPAEFLLDLANGNTNDVSVPSELDDKVHMENQKLENNNSKNDHKPSAQDVHEYLVDAYETRVAYKEKKKLLAPLPISDDMKATITSAKREWGTSWWQQYSILFCRGIKERRHDYLSWMRITQVIATSIILGLLWWHSDPSTLKGLEDQAGLLFFIAVFWGFFPVFTAIFTFPQERAMLNKERAVDMYKLSAYFLARTTSDLPLDLFLPVIFMVIVYFMAGLKATATHFFLSMLTVFLSIIAAQGLGLAIGATLLDIKKATTLASVIVMTFMLAGGFFVKRVPPFIFWLRYLSFNYHTYKLLLKVQYDPVPDILTTTTRLDNGATEVTALVAMIIGYRLLAYLSLRRVKTSSS; via the exons ATGGAGCGGCCGATGATGGACGTTGCGGGCGTCGGGGTGATCGGGCGGATCGGGCGGACCAAGTCCGACCAGCTGGCACCGTCGCAGTCGCTGAGCCGGACAGCGTCGCCGGAGACGGTGCTGAGCACGGGGGACGTCACGAGCCTGTCGCGCAAGTCCAGCTTCGGGAGGAAGCGCTcggcgtcgggcggcggcgggaaCAGCTACATCCGTAAGTCGCGGAGCGCGCAGCTGAAGCTGGACATGGAGGATCTCGTCAGCAGCAGCGCCGCGCTCAGCCGCGCCTCCAGCGCCAGCCTCGGCTTCTCCTTCACCTTCACCGGCTTCACCCCGCCGCCGCAGGGCATCTCCCCCGCCGACCCCCCGCCGTTCAGCGACGACGAGAACC CGATGGACATCGAGGCTGGCACGCGGCGCAAGAAGCTGATGACAGAGCCGACCTTGCCGATATACCTCAAG TTTGCGGAGGTGAAGTACAAGGTGGCGGTGAAGGGGTCGCCAAGGGAGATCCTGAGCGGGATATCCGGATCGGCGTCCCCCGGCGAGGTGCTGGCGCTGATGGGCCCGTCCGGCAGCGGCAAGACGACGCTGCTCAGCATCCTCGGCGGGAGggcgggcggcgccggcgccgtcgaGGGCAGCATCTCCTACAACGACGAGCCctacagcaagtccctcaaACGCAG GATAGGATTTGTGACTCAAGACGATGTTCTCTTTACTCATCTTACTGTGAAGGAGACATTGACTTACGCAGCACTACTTCGTCTCCCAAGAACAATGACAAGGCAACAAAAGGAAGAACGGGCAATGGACATTATATATGAGCTTGGCCTTGAAAG GTGCCAGGACACAATGATTGGAGGATCTTTTGTACGCGGGGTTTCAGGGGGTGAAAGGAAAAGAGTTTGCATCGGAAATGAGATTTTAATCAATCCATCTTTACTGTTTCTTGATGAGCCGACATCTGGGTTGGATTCAACTACAGCTTTAAGGATAGTTCAACTTCTACATGACATAGCTGAG GATGGGAAGACGATAATCACCACAATTCACCAACCATCTAGCAGGCTGTTTCATAAGTttgacaaggttatcctcctgGGTAAAGGAAGTTTGCTCTACTTTGGGAAGGCATCTGAAGCCATGCCCTACTTCCAGTCCATTGGGTGCACCCCACTTATTGTGATGAACCCAGCAGAGTTTCTACTGGATCTCGCCAACGGCAACACTAATGATGTTTCAGTCCCTTCTGAGTTAGATGACAAGGTGCATATGGAAAATCAGAAATTGGAGAATAATAATTCCAAGAATGACCACAAGCCATCAGCACAAGATGTTCATGAG TATTTGGTAGATGCCTATGAGACTCGAGTGGCAtataaggagaagaagaagcttctAGCACCGCTTCCGATCAGCGATGATATGAAGGCAACTATAACATCAGCGAAACGAGAGTGGGGCACAAGCTGGTGGCAGCAATATTCCATCCTCTTCTGTAGAGGGATCAAGGAAAGACGGCATGATTATTTGAGCTGGATGAGAATCACGCAGGTCATAGCTACATCGATTATCTTAGGTTTACTGTGGTGGCACTCTGATCCCAGCACACTAAAAGGCCTAGAAGATCAG GCTGGCTTACTGTTTTTTATTGCTGTGTTCTGGGGTTTCTTTCCTGTGTTTACTGCTATATTCACGTTCCCTCAAGAGAGGGCAATGTTGAACAAGGAGCGGGCAGTTGACATGTACAAGCTCAGTGCATACTTCTTGGCCAGAACGACAAGTGACCTACCACTTGACCTTTTCCTCCCTGTCATATTTATGGTGATTGTCTACTTCATGGCAGGCCTCAAAGCAACTGCCACACATTTCTTTCTTAGCATGTTGACTGTCTTTCTCAGCATAATTGCGGCTCAG GGACTAGGATTGGCGATTGGAGCTACCCTGTTGGATATCAAGAAGGCAACAACTCTAGCTTCAGTTATAGTTATGACGTTCATGCTGGCAGGAGGGTTCTTTGTAAAG AGGGTTCCACCGTTCATATTCTGGCTCCGCTACCTGTCCTTCAACTACCACACGTACAAGCTCCTGCTGAAGGTGCAGTATGATCCTGTGCCGGACATCCTGACCACCACTACACGTCTGGACAACGGCGCCACCGAAGTCACGGCCCTCGTCGCGATGATAATCGGGTACCGGTTGCTGGCGTATCTGTCCCTGAGAAGGGTGAAGACCTCAAGCAGCTAG
- the LOC133916893 gene encoding ABC transporter G family member 22-like isoform X2 — protein sequence MERPMMDVAGVGVIGRIGRTKSDQLAPSQSLSRTASPETVLSTGDVTSLSRKSSFGRKRSASGGGGNSYIRKSRSAQLKLDMEDLVSSSAALSRASSASLGFSFTFTGFTPPPQGISPADPPPFSDDENPMDIEAGTRRKKLMTEPTLPIYLKFAEVKYKVAVKGSPREILSGISGSASPGEVLALMGPSGSGKTTLLSILGGRAGGAGAVEGSISYNDEPYSKSLKRRIGFVTQDDVLFTHLTVKETLTYAALLRLPRTMTRQQKEERAMDIIYELGLERCQDTMIGGSFVRGVSGGERKRVCIGNEILINPSLLFLDEPTSGLDSTTALRIVQLLHDIAEDGKTIITTIHQPSSRLFHKFDKVILLGKGSLLYFGKASEAMPYFQSIGCTPLIVMNPAEFLLDLANGNTNDVSVPSELDDKYLVDAYETRVAYKEKKKLLAPLPISDDMKATITSAKREWGTSWWQQYSILFCRGIKERRHDYLSWMRITQVIATSIILGLLWWHSDPSTLKGLEDQAGLLFFIAVFWGFFPVFTAIFTFPQERAMLNKERAVDMYKLSAYFLARTTSDLPLDLFLPVIFMVIVYFMAGLKATATHFFLSMLTVFLSIIAAQGLGLAIGATLLDIKKATTLASVIVMTFMLAGGFFVKRVPPFIFWLRYLSFNYHTYKLLLKVQYDPVPDILTTTTRLDNGATEVTALVAMIIGYRLLAYLSLRRVKTSSS from the exons ATGGAGCGGCCGATGATGGACGTTGCGGGCGTCGGGGTGATCGGGCGGATCGGGCGGACCAAGTCCGACCAGCTGGCACCGTCGCAGTCGCTGAGCCGGACAGCGTCGCCGGAGACGGTGCTGAGCACGGGGGACGTCACGAGCCTGTCGCGCAAGTCCAGCTTCGGGAGGAAGCGCTcggcgtcgggcggcggcgggaaCAGCTACATCCGTAAGTCGCGGAGCGCGCAGCTGAAGCTGGACATGGAGGATCTCGTCAGCAGCAGCGCCGCGCTCAGCCGCGCCTCCAGCGCCAGCCTCGGCTTCTCCTTCACCTTCACCGGCTTCACCCCGCCGCCGCAGGGCATCTCCCCCGCCGACCCCCCGCCGTTCAGCGACGACGAGAACC CGATGGACATCGAGGCTGGCACGCGGCGCAAGAAGCTGATGACAGAGCCGACCTTGCCGATATACCTCAAG TTTGCGGAGGTGAAGTACAAGGTGGCGGTGAAGGGGTCGCCAAGGGAGATCCTGAGCGGGATATCCGGATCGGCGTCCCCCGGCGAGGTGCTGGCGCTGATGGGCCCGTCCGGCAGCGGCAAGACGACGCTGCTCAGCATCCTCGGCGGGAGggcgggcggcgccggcgccgtcgaGGGCAGCATCTCCTACAACGACGAGCCctacagcaagtccctcaaACGCAG GATAGGATTTGTGACTCAAGACGATGTTCTCTTTACTCATCTTACTGTGAAGGAGACATTGACTTACGCAGCACTACTTCGTCTCCCAAGAACAATGACAAGGCAACAAAAGGAAGAACGGGCAATGGACATTATATATGAGCTTGGCCTTGAAAG GTGCCAGGACACAATGATTGGAGGATCTTTTGTACGCGGGGTTTCAGGGGGTGAAAGGAAAAGAGTTTGCATCGGAAATGAGATTTTAATCAATCCATCTTTACTGTTTCTTGATGAGCCGACATCTGGGTTGGATTCAACTACAGCTTTAAGGATAGTTCAACTTCTACATGACATAGCTGAG GATGGGAAGACGATAATCACCACAATTCACCAACCATCTAGCAGGCTGTTTCATAAGTttgacaaggttatcctcctgGGTAAAGGAAGTTTGCTCTACTTTGGGAAGGCATCTGAAGCCATGCCCTACTTCCAGTCCATTGGGTGCACCCCACTTATTGTGATGAACCCAGCAGAGTTTCTACTGGATCTCGCCAACGGCAACACTAATGATGTTTCAGTCCCTTCTGAGTTAGATGACAAG TATTTGGTAGATGCCTATGAGACTCGAGTGGCAtataaggagaagaagaagcttctAGCACCGCTTCCGATCAGCGATGATATGAAGGCAACTATAACATCAGCGAAACGAGAGTGGGGCACAAGCTGGTGGCAGCAATATTCCATCCTCTTCTGTAGAGGGATCAAGGAAAGACGGCATGATTATTTGAGCTGGATGAGAATCACGCAGGTCATAGCTACATCGATTATCTTAGGTTTACTGTGGTGGCACTCTGATCCCAGCACACTAAAAGGCCTAGAAGATCAG GCTGGCTTACTGTTTTTTATTGCTGTGTTCTGGGGTTTCTTTCCTGTGTTTACTGCTATATTCACGTTCCCTCAAGAGAGGGCAATGTTGAACAAGGAGCGGGCAGTTGACATGTACAAGCTCAGTGCATACTTCTTGGCCAGAACGACAAGTGACCTACCACTTGACCTTTTCCTCCCTGTCATATTTATGGTGATTGTCTACTTCATGGCAGGCCTCAAAGCAACTGCCACACATTTCTTTCTTAGCATGTTGACTGTCTTTCTCAGCATAATTGCGGCTCAG GGACTAGGATTGGCGATTGGAGCTACCCTGTTGGATATCAAGAAGGCAACAACTCTAGCTTCAGTTATAGTTATGACGTTCATGCTGGCAGGAGGGTTCTTTGTAAAG AGGGTTCCACCGTTCATATTCTGGCTCCGCTACCTGTCCTTCAACTACCACACGTACAAGCTCCTGCTGAAGGTGCAGTATGATCCTGTGCCGGACATCCTGACCACCACTACACGTCTGGACAACGGCGCCACCGAAGTCACGGCCCTCGTCGCGATGATAATCGGGTACCGGTTGCTGGCGTATCTGTCCCTGAGAAGGGTGAAGACCTCAAGCAGCTAG
- the LOC133916895 gene encoding cell number regulator 13-like isoform X1: MASWNTVGDVANVVQLTGLDAAKLISLIVKAASTARMHKHNCRRFAQHLKLIGGLLETLRVSELRKYPETREPLEQLEDALRRAYLLVNSCQDRSYLYLLAMGWNIVYQFRKAQNEIDNYLRLVPLITLVDNARIRDRLEYIERDQCEYSFDEEDKKVQDALLNPEPCTNSTIVLKKTLSCSYPNLPFNEALRKESEKLQVELQRSQSNMDMGSCEVIQHLLGVTNTVASSIPEKGTNAKVSEKSDSNYTEFNEDRTKSYDDDCPKKQKDACSAPRCSSPVSYGHNLVSSRVSQMDEWHADLLGCCSEPALCLKTLFFPCGTFSRIASVAKNRPMSSEEACNDIMAYSLILSCCCYTCCVRRKLRQKLNIAGGCLDDFLSHLMCCCCALVQEWREVEIRGAYGEKTKITPPPCQYMEH, translated from the exons ATGGCGTCGTGGAACACCGTGGGGGATGTAGCCAACGTCGTGCAGCTGACAGGGCTGGACGCCGCGAAGCTCATCTCCCTGATCGTCAAGGCGGCGTCCACGGCGCGGATGCACAAGCACAACTGCCGCCGGTTTGCGCAGCACCTCAAGCTCATCGGCGGCCTGCTGGAGACGCTCCGGGTTTCGGAGCTCAGGAAGTACCCGGAGACGCGCGAGCCGCTGGAGCAGCTCGAGGACGCGCTCCGACGGGCCTACCTGCTCGTCAACTCGTGCCAGGATCGCTCCTACCTCTACCTCCTCGCCATGGGGTGGAACATCGTCTACCAGTTCCGCAAGGCGCAGAACGAGATCGACAACTACCTCCGCCTCGTCCCGCTCATCACGCTCGTCGACAATGCTCGCATTCGG GATCGGCTTGAATACATTGAAAGGGACCAATGTGAGTATTCTTTTGACGAGGAAGACAAGAAGGTGCAGGATGCTCTGTTAAATCCTGAGCCTTGTACGAATTCTACGATAGTGCTGAAGAAGACGCTGTCATGTTCTTATCCAAATTTGCCTTTCAATGAAGCCCTTCGAAAGGAAAGTGAGAAGCTCCAGGTGGAGCTTCAAAGATCACAAAGCAACATGGATATGGGCTCATGTGAGGTTATTCAACACCTGCTTGGAGTAACTAACACTGTGGCAAGTTCCATTCCAGAGAAAGGTACTAATGCTAAGGTTTCTGAAAAAAGTGATTCAAATTACACAGAATTCAATGAAGATAGGACAAAGTCGTATGATGATGACTGTCCTAAGAAGCAAAAAGATGCCTGCAGCGCACCACG ATGTTCTTCACCAGTTTCATATGGCCACAATCTTGTCTCAAGCAGAGTGTCACAAATGGATGAGTGGCATGCAGATTTACTTGGTTGCTGTTCAGAGCCAGCTTTAT GTCTGAAGACCTTGTTTTTCCCCTGTGGAACATTTTCGAGGATTGCTTCAGTCGCCAAGAACAGACCAATGT CTTCGGAAGAAGCGTGCAATGATATTATGGCATACTCCCTAATATTGTCCTGCTGCTGTTATACTTGCTGTGTAAGGAGAAAGCTTCGTCAAAAGCTGAACATTGCG GGAGGTTGCTTGGACGACTTCCTTTCACATTTGATGTGCTGTTGCTGTGCGCTTGTTCAAGAATGGCGGGAAGTTGAGATTCGTGGAGCTTACG GTGAAAAGACAAAGATTACCCCACCACCATGTCAATATATGGAACACTGA
- the LOC133916895 gene encoding cell number regulator 13-like isoform X2 — translation MASWNTVGDVANVVQLTGLDAAKLISLIVKAASTARMHKHNCRRFAQHLKLIGGLLETLRVSELRKYPETREPLEQLEDALRRAYLLVNSCQDRSYLYLLAMGWNIVYQFRKAQNEIDNYLRLVPLITLVDNARIRDRLEYIERDQCEYSFDEEDKKVQDALLNPEPCTNSTIVLKKTLSCSYPNLPFNEALRKESEKLQVELQRSQSNMDMGSCEVIQHLLGVTNTVASSIPEKGTNAKVSEKSDSNYTEFNEDRTKSYDDDCPKKQKDACSAPRCSSPVSYGHNLVSSRVSQMDEWHADLLGCCSEPALCLKTLFFPCGTFSRIASVAKNRPMSKCAHD, via the exons ATGGCGTCGTGGAACACCGTGGGGGATGTAGCCAACGTCGTGCAGCTGACAGGGCTGGACGCCGCGAAGCTCATCTCCCTGATCGTCAAGGCGGCGTCCACGGCGCGGATGCACAAGCACAACTGCCGCCGGTTTGCGCAGCACCTCAAGCTCATCGGCGGCCTGCTGGAGACGCTCCGGGTTTCGGAGCTCAGGAAGTACCCGGAGACGCGCGAGCCGCTGGAGCAGCTCGAGGACGCGCTCCGACGGGCCTACCTGCTCGTCAACTCGTGCCAGGATCGCTCCTACCTCTACCTCCTCGCCATGGGGTGGAACATCGTCTACCAGTTCCGCAAGGCGCAGAACGAGATCGACAACTACCTCCGCCTCGTCCCGCTCATCACGCTCGTCGACAATGCTCGCATTCGG GATCGGCTTGAATACATTGAAAGGGACCAATGTGAGTATTCTTTTGACGAGGAAGACAAGAAGGTGCAGGATGCTCTGTTAAATCCTGAGCCTTGTACGAATTCTACGATAGTGCTGAAGAAGACGCTGTCATGTTCTTATCCAAATTTGCCTTTCAATGAAGCCCTTCGAAAGGAAAGTGAGAAGCTCCAGGTGGAGCTTCAAAGATCACAAAGCAACATGGATATGGGCTCATGTGAGGTTATTCAACACCTGCTTGGAGTAACTAACACTGTGGCAAGTTCCATTCCAGAGAAAGGTACTAATGCTAAGGTTTCTGAAAAAAGTGATTCAAATTACACAGAATTCAATGAAGATAGGACAAAGTCGTATGATGATGACTGTCCTAAGAAGCAAAAAGATGCCTGCAGCGCACCACG ATGTTCTTCACCAGTTTCATATGGCCACAATCTTGTCTCAAGCAGAGTGTCACAAATGGATGAGTGGCATGCAGATTTACTTGGTTGCTGTTCAGAGCCAGCTTTAT GTCTGAAGACCTTGTTTTTCCCCTGTGGAACATTTTCGAGGATTGCTTCAGTCGCCAAGAACAGACCAATGT CTAAATGTGCACATGACTAG